The following proteins come from a genomic window of Leptolyngbya iicbica LK:
- a CDS encoding sensor histidine kinase gives MTQELFTPKPVSPRRKVTDTLPAIPAILDTVADPVFLTDAAGQWLYVNHACCELFGLPQSTLLGSPDPVWLTQVGLDILQGSQGKAVATRAMQEREIALRDSEGEIRILAVKISVMSADAALFLVHTLRDITYRVEAEQRLQRESRRERLLGAIAKHLLQSMRPTSLLERSMEEVRRFLEADRVLFYSLRPENPGVIAEAVVPDQCSLKEILLEFTCFDPDELEQYRQGEVHVVEDVEAALLPAELKKHLQAFDVQSYVALPVIQADGLLGLICVHDCSHPRPWLTWEIDSLKDVAIQVGRAIAQADLYNEVRKLNTELETQVEQRTRQLQQALEFEATLKRIADRVRDSLDESQILQTAVEELTGVLGAKGSNTALYDLEQGTSTIYYEYNESLPPYQGRVAQMEAFPEVYHQLLDGQYFQFCSKEPNPVRGHVAMFACPIRDDRGVLGDLWLINEKDYGFEDQEIRLVQQVANQCAIAIRQARLYQASQAQVKELERLNQLKDDFLSTVSHELRTPVTSMRVALQLLGATLNQELNLNQELQKPKDSQHRVARYYTVLKEECEREISLINDLLDLQRLDGGNHPITPQQINLASWLSGITNSFYERAQSRQQAIEIDLPETLPAVVSDQASLERVFAELLNNACKYTPPGETISVAAIADPADQIRVTVANSGAEIPSGELPRIFDKFYRVPSSDPWKQGGTGLGLALVQKLLIHIGGDIQVTSDRSGTAFQIILPLDMTLAV, from the coding sequence ATGACTCAAGAGTTATTTACCCCTAAACCCGTATCACCCCGTCGAAAAGTGACCGATACACTTCCTGCAATTCCGGCCATCTTAGACACCGTTGCTGACCCCGTCTTTTTGACAGATGCGGCCGGCCAGTGGCTGTACGTAAACCACGCTTGTTGCGAGTTGTTTGGGCTGCCGCAATCAACTTTGCTCGGGTCACCTGATCCGGTTTGGCTCACCCAAGTGGGGCTCGATATTTTGCAGGGCTCGCAGGGTAAGGCCGTCGCGACCCGCGCCATGCAAGAGCGAGAAATTGCCCTGCGGGATAGTGAGGGCGAAATTCGCATTCTGGCGGTCAAAATCAGTGTGATGTCAGCCGACGCGGCCCTATTTCTCGTCCATACGCTGCGAGACATTACCTATCGGGTTGAGGCAGAGCAACGACTCCAGCGAGAATCGCGGCGTGAACGATTGCTGGGGGCGATCGCGAAACATCTGCTGCAATCCATGCGGCCGACAAGCTTACTCGAACGCAGTATGGAAGAGGTGCGGCGCTTTTTAGAAGCGGATCGCGTCCTGTTCTACAGTTTGCGGCCCGAAAATCCCGGTGTCATTGCCGAAGCGGTGGTGCCCGATCAATGCTCACTGAAAGAAATTTTGCTCGAGTTCACCTGCTTTGATCCGGATGAGTTGGAGCAATACCGACAGGGCGAAGTGCATGTGGTGGAGGATGTAGAAGCGGCCTTGCTGCCTGCCGAGTTAAAGAAACATCTACAGGCCTTTGATGTGCAGTCCTATGTGGCGCTGCCGGTCATTCAAGCCGATGGGCTGCTGGGCCTGATTTGTGTCCATGATTGCAGTCATCCCCGCCCCTGGCTAACGTGGGAAATTGATTCGCTGAAAGATGTGGCCATTCAAGTTGGGCGGGCGATCGCCCAAGCCGATCTGTACAACGAGGTGCGCAAACTCAACACCGAGTTAGAAACCCAGGTCGAACAGCGCACTCGCCAACTGCAACAGGCATTAGAGTTTGAAGCCACCCTCAAGCGGATTGCCGATCGCGTCCGCGATAGTTTGGACGAATCGCAAATTTTGCAAACAGCGGTCGAAGAGCTGACGGGCGTCTTGGGTGCCAAGGGATCGAACACCGCGCTGTACGACCTCGAACAGGGCACTTCCACGATTTACTACGAGTACAACGAGTCGCTGCCCCCTTATCAGGGCCGGGTCGCCCAGATGGAAGCCTTCCCCGAGGTCTATCATCAACTGCTCGACGGCCAATATTTCCAGTTTTGCTCAAAAGAGCCGAATCCGGTGCGGGGGCATGTCGCCATGTTTGCCTGCCCGATTCGCGACGATCGCGGCGTGCTTGGCGACCTCTGGCTGATCAATGAAAAAGACTACGGGTTTGAGGACCAAGAGATTCGCCTCGTGCAGCAGGTCGCCAACCAGTGCGCGATCGCCATTCGACAGGCGCGCCTCTATCAGGCCTCACAAGCCCAAGTCAAAGAGTTAGAGCGGCTGAACCAACTGAAGGATGACTTTCTCAGCACGGTTTCCCATGAGTTGCGCACTCCCGTCACCAGTATGCGCGTGGCTCTGCAACTGTTAGGCGCCACCCTCAACCAAGAGCTCAACCTGAATCAAGAGCTGCAAAAACCCAAGGACAGCCAGCATCGCGTCGCGCGTTACTACACCGTGCTGAAAGAAGAGTGCGAACGCGAAATTAGCCTGATTAACGATTTGCTCGATCTGCAGCGGCTCGACGGGGGCAATCATCCCATCACGCCACAGCAGATTAATTTAGCCAGTTGGCTCTCGGGGATTACCAATAGCTTTTATGAACGGGCTCAAAGCCGCCAGCAAGCGATCGAAATTGATTTGCCCGAGACGTTGCCAGCGGTGGTGAGTGATCAGGCGAGCCTCGAACGGGTCTTTGCCGAATTGCTGAACAATGCCTGCAAATATACGCCACCGGGGGAGACGATTTCCGTCGCGGCGATCGCCGATCCCGCAGATCAGATCCGGGTGACGGTAGCCAATAGCGGGGCCGAGATTCCGTCAGGAGAGCTGCCGCGCATTTTTGACAAGTTTTATCGCGTGCCCAGTTCTGACCCCTGGAAGCAGGGCGGCACGGGACTCGGCCTCGCCCTGGTGCAAAAACTCTTGATTCATATCGGCGGCGATATTCAGGTGACGAGCGATCGCTCCGGCACCGCCTTTCAAATCATCCTGCCGCTCGATATGACCCTGGCCGTTTAA